One stretch of Paenibacillus sp. AN1007 DNA includes these proteins:
- a CDS encoding helix-turn-helix transcriptional regulator, translating into MSETNRLQALSAFLKTQRSKLSPESVGLPASGRRRTPGLRREEVAQLAGVSTTWYTWLEQGRSIQVSHSVLDSIASALRLTADERKYLFSLAVEHYSDLPVPEPETLQLHPSLQKILQELRYCPTIISDRRCFIVGWNEAAAQVFMNFEQIPFEQRNMISLLFDRKELRRLAVNWEDFVSGFLSIFRGYYGRYVDDEWYNLFLDDMMSRHSDFQSLWKQSSVSSAPDVWIEFRHSKAGKMLFDLTSLQVQGNSDLRCSIYTPAPETATERKLMQLLERKNES; encoded by the coding sequence ATGAGTGAAACGAATCGATTGCAAGCCCTGTCTGCTTTTTTAAAAACACAGCGCTCCAAGCTCTCTCCGGAATCGGTTGGCTTGCCTGCCAGCGGCAGGCGAAGAACTCCCGGACTGAGAAGAGAGGAAGTAGCACAGCTCGCGGGTGTGAGCACAACCTGGTATACCTGGTTGGAACAAGGGCGGAGCATCCAGGTTTCACATTCCGTACTGGACAGCATTGCTTCTGCACTCAGACTCACTGCGGATGAACGCAAATATTTATTTTCGCTGGCTGTGGAGCATTATTCAGATCTGCCTGTACCGGAACCGGAAACACTGCAGCTTCATCCGTCATTGCAAAAAATTTTGCAAGAACTGCGGTATTGTCCCACCATCATTTCAGATCGACGCTGTTTTATCGTAGGCTGGAACGAAGCTGCCGCACAAGTTTTTATGAACTTTGAACAGATTCCTTTCGAGCAGCGCAACATGATCAGTCTGCTGTTTGACCGAAAAGAGCTGCGCAGACTTGCAGTGAACTGGGAGGACTTTGTCAGCGGATTTTTATCTATTTTTCGCGGCTATTATGGTCGTTATGTCGACGATGAATGGTATAATCTATTTTTGGATGATATGATGAGCCGCCACTCCGATTTTCAGTCCTTGTGGAAACAAAGCAGCGTAAGCAGTGCTCCTGATGTTTGGATCGAGTTCAGACATTCCAAAGCAGGTAAAATGTTATTTGACCTGACTTCATTACAAGTTCAAGGCAATTCCGATCTGCGATGCAGCATCTATACACCAGCACCTGAAACGGCAACGGAGCGAAAATTAATGCAGCTGCTTGAACGCAAAAATGAATCCTGA
- a CDS encoding nitrate/nitrite transporter, whose protein sequence is MVESKSFWKSGHKPTLFGAFMYFDISFMIWGMLGPLAVIIAMDYPMTPLEKANLVALPILGGSILRLVLGFMSDYIGPKLTAQIGMLLTLVPLLLGWLWVDSLSQLYVVALLLGVAGASFAAALPLAGQWYPKEHQGLAMGIAGAGNSGTVLATLFANRLATHFGSWEIVFGLAIIPIVIVFILFSLFAKNSPNRPEPKKLSQYSSLLKQKDAWVFCAFYCVTFGGFVGLCNYLTIFFNTQYGLSAVHAADITTFCVIAGSFFRPVGGFLADKMGGTRMLTFLYSGACIMLLGVSFLPPLPVVIVMLFLGMMCLGAGNGSVFQLVPQRFGSEIGLMTGIVGAAGGLGGYALPLILGQLYSTYQSYTPGFIILSLIAAASLCLVLFMQSRWRVSWLNRGSTGIADSTSLTS, encoded by the coding sequence ATGGTAGAGAGCAAAAGTTTTTGGAAAAGCGGGCATAAGCCCACGCTGTTCGGAGCATTTATGTATTTTGACATCAGTTTTATGATCTGGGGGATGCTCGGTCCGCTTGCTGTAATTATTGCCATGGATTATCCGATGACCCCATTGGAAAAAGCAAATTTGGTCGCCCTGCCCATTCTCGGGGGTTCCATTCTGCGGCTTGTGCTTGGTTTCATGTCCGACTATATCGGTCCCAAATTAACCGCACAGATTGGCATGTTATTGACACTTGTTCCATTGCTGCTGGGCTGGTTATGGGTTGATTCCCTCAGTCAGCTCTATGTCGTGGCTCTTCTGCTTGGCGTAGCGGGTGCTTCATTTGCAGCGGCACTACCGCTTGCAGGCCAGTGGTATCCAAAAGAACACCAAGGTCTTGCCATGGGTATAGCCGGGGCAGGTAACAGCGGAACGGTACTCGCCACCTTATTCGCTAACCGTCTTGCCACTCACTTTGGCAGTTGGGAGATCGTTTTTGGACTCGCAATCATTCCGATTGTAATCGTCTTTATCCTATTTTCCCTCTTTGCCAAGAATAGTCCGAATCGTCCAGAGCCCAAAAAGCTGTCTCAATACAGTTCGCTGCTTAAACAAAAAGATGCATGGGTCTTCTGTGCATTCTATTGTGTCACTTTCGGAGGTTTCGTTGGCCTCTGTAACTATCTGACCATTTTCTTTAATACCCAATACGGCCTTTCTGCAGTGCATGCCGCCGACATTACGACGTTCTGTGTGATTGCAGGCAGTTTCTTCCGGCCTGTTGGCGGTTTTCTGGCTGATAAAATGGGTGGAACCCGAATGCTGACTTTTCTATACTCAGGCGCCTGCATCATGCTTCTCGGCGTATCCTTCCTGCCCCCTCTTCCTGTAGTGATCGTCATGCTGTTCCTGGGTATGATGTGCCTTGGGGCTGGAAACGGATCTGTATTTCAATTAGTTCCGCAGCGTTTCGGAAGCGAGATCGGTCTGATGACAGGCATCGTCGGTGCTGCCGGCGGATTGGGCGGCTACGCCCTGCCGCTCATTCTGGGCCAGCTGTACAGCACATATCAATCTTACACGCCAGGCTTTATTATTCTTAGTCTCATTGCTGCCGCATCCTTGTGCCTTGTACTCTTTATGCAATCCCGCTGGCGTGTAAGCTGGCTGAACAGAGGGAGCACAGGCATAGCCGATTCAACCTCGCTGACGTCCTGA
- a CDS encoding response regulator transcription factor, whose amino-acid sequence MTKVLIIEDDNMLGDTLSLYLQGEGYDVFRVDTIGAALLQLDTRPNIILIDLMLPDSGEKNPCAFMREHTSIPMIVISSLTEVSERIRSLTDGADDFVCKPFSMQELKARIEAVLRRYAILNSSSLNDKETGLTLDLARRTILLNNRKVEMTFSEFEIMKLFVHNPDKVFSRYALIESIRGIDAYINDRTIDVHITKLRRKIEDNPKNPQFIQTIWGVGYKFTP is encoded by the coding sequence ATGACCAAAGTGCTTATTATAGAGGATGATAATATGCTGGGGGACACCCTATCCTTGTATTTACAAGGTGAAGGATACGATGTATTTCGTGTGGATACTATCGGCGCGGCACTTTTGCAGCTGGACACCAGGCCAAATATCATTTTAATTGACCTGATGTTACCTGATTCGGGAGAGAAGAATCCATGTGCCTTCATGCGTGAACATACCTCCATACCGATGATTGTCATCTCTTCGTTAACCGAAGTGTCTGAGCGTATCCGTTCATTAACCGATGGTGCGGACGACTTTGTATGCAAACCTTTCAGTATGCAGGAGCTGAAGGCACGAATCGAGGCTGTTTTACGCCGATATGCGATATTGAACAGCTCTTCATTGAATGATAAGGAAACAGGGCTGACCCTTGATCTCGCACGCCGAACAATCCTGTTGAATAATCGCAAAGTCGAAATGACCTTTTCCGAATTCGAAATTATGAAGCTGTTTGTACATAATCCGGACAAGGTATTCAGCCGTTACGCGCTCATCGAATCCATCCGTGGAATTGATGCTTACATTAATGATCGAACAATTGATGTACATATCACGAAACTGCGCAGGAAAATTGAAGACAACCCCAAAAACCCCCAATTTATTCAAACGATCTGGGGGGTCGGATATAAATTCACACCTTAA
- a CDS encoding FAD-dependent oxidoreductase, with amino-acid sequence MSRKKLVVVGNGMAGVKCVEEIINLEPNAYEIVIYGTEPRPNYNRIMLSKVLQGEHSIQDIIMNDWTWYAERKIRLCTGETVHRIEPRDKFIETESGKRETYDILILATGSSPFIPPIPGMDKERVMSFRTIDDCTRMAKYSKEYRKAAVIGGGLLGLEAARGLLHLGMEAVVVHNAPYIMNRQLDYEAASMLQAELEAQGMSFLLNKNTQKITGRSQAQGLLFTDGSKLEAQVVIVAVGIRPNVDLARRSGIATQRAVVVDDYMRTSVPDIYAVGECAEHRGISYGLVAPLYEQGKVLARTLCGQEIPGYAGSVPYSQLKVSGVDVFSAGEISGDLLQTAVQHLDGIQGTYKKVLMQAGRIRGAILFGNTVEGTALLGLVRRGADIAELAPREDVPDPAETAAAALPSQDTVCACSNVTKAAILKAIQERGLETVEQVKQQTKASGSCGGCKPMVAALLKHAQRVKRDGGADISADADAAEKKSTVMPVCRCTDMGHEELKRRLDVMVTADPDKTRSPNLESGVAPVGEKQFTSLLKQLKWQSELGCSVCLPAVRYYAHISRLIPYSVEKELKTGLEHHQGIHLYSDHHISSLASSTAAGDLETQLRIMWKNAVMPSQVNIGIASGIRSPVSALVADIGLLASPAGWEIYAGGHAGHPVKEGLLLGTADSAQQAADLSSACLQWYRQTAWFDEPLWMWTERLGIMLIRETLLDTRLQHELGFIREQERGVDAAQAERISIEVPSVQVEA; translated from the coding sequence ATGAGCAGAAAGAAATTGGTCGTAGTCGGCAACGGCATGGCAGGAGTGAAATGTGTGGAAGAGATTATTAACCTGGAGCCGAATGCGTATGAGATTGTGATCTACGGAACAGAACCCCGGCCTAACTACAATCGCATTATGTTATCCAAAGTTCTCCAAGGTGAGCATTCCATACAGGATATCATTATGAATGACTGGACCTGGTATGCGGAACGTAAAATAAGGCTTTGTACGGGGGAAACCGTGCATCGGATCGAGCCTCGTGACAAATTCATTGAAACGGAATCTGGCAAACGGGAAACGTACGACATATTGATTCTCGCAACAGGTTCTTCCCCGTTTATTCCGCCGATCCCTGGGATGGATAAGGAACGTGTCATGTCCTTCCGGACGATCGATGACTGCACTCGTATGGCCAAGTACTCCAAAGAATATCGTAAAGCAGCTGTCATCGGCGGCGGACTGCTTGGGCTGGAAGCTGCACGGGGACTGCTGCATCTGGGTATGGAAGCGGTGGTGGTTCATAATGCGCCTTATATTATGAACCGGCAGCTGGATTACGAGGCTGCATCGATGCTTCAGGCTGAGCTTGAAGCTCAGGGCATGTCCTTTCTTTTAAATAAAAACACGCAGAAAATCACCGGACGTTCACAAGCGCAGGGACTTCTGTTCACAGATGGTTCGAAGCTTGAGGCACAGGTGGTTATTGTCGCTGTCGGGATTCGGCCGAATGTGGATTTAGCCAGGAGAAGCGGCATCGCCACACAACGTGCTGTTGTAGTCGACGATTATATGCGTACCAGTGTGCCGGATATATATGCCGTTGGAGAATGTGCAGAGCATCGGGGCATCAGTTATGGTCTGGTAGCACCGCTGTATGAGCAGGGGAAGGTGCTGGCGCGTACGTTATGCGGACAGGAGATTCCCGGGTATGCAGGTTCTGTCCCGTATTCACAGCTGAAAGTGTCGGGTGTGGATGTCTTCTCGGCAGGGGAGATCAGCGGCGACCTGCTGCAGACGGCAGTTCAGCATTTGGATGGCATTCAAGGCACGTACAAAAAAGTGCTGATGCAGGCTGGCAGGATTAGAGGTGCCATACTGTTTGGAAACACGGTTGAAGGCACGGCTCTGCTTGGTCTTGTGCGGCGCGGAGCAGATATAGCCGAGCTTGCTCCCCGGGAAGATGTCCCAGACCCAGCAGAGACAGCCGCAGCTGCGCTTCCAAGTCAGGATACGGTATGTGCCTGCAGCAATGTAACCAAAGCAGCGATTCTGAAGGCCATTCAGGAGCGGGGGCTGGAGACTGTCGAACAAGTGAAACAGCAAACCAAAGCTTCAGGTTCATGCGGTGGATGCAAACCCATGGTGGCTGCCCTGCTGAAACACGCTCAACGCGTGAAGCGTGATGGAGGTGCAGATATAAGTGCAGATGCAGATGCTGCGGAAAAAAAGTCTACCGTAATGCCTGTATGCCGCTGCACCGACATGGGTCATGAAGAGCTTAAACGTCGATTGGATGTTATGGTGACAGCAGATCCGGACAAAACCAGAAGCCCGAATTTAGAGTCTGGGGTCGCCCCCGTTGGCGAAAAACAATTCACTTCGCTTCTGAAGCAGCTGAAATGGCAGTCCGAACTTGGCTGCTCCGTATGCCTTCCTGCAGTTCGCTATTATGCTCATATCTCAAGACTCATACCGTACTCCGTTGAAAAAGAATTGAAAACAGGACTGGAACATCATCAGGGGATACACCTCTATTCGGATCACCACATTTCATCATTGGCTTCCAGCACTGCTGCAGGTGATCTAGAGACTCAGCTTCGCATCATGTGGAAAAATGCAGTGATGCCGTCCCAAGTCAACATAGGTATTGCCTCGGGTATTCGTTCTCCGGTGAGTGCGCTGGTGGCAGACATAGGTCTGCTGGCTTCCCCGGCTGGATGGGAGATTTATGCTGGAGGCCATGCAGGACATCCGGTGAAAGAAGGTCTGCTGCTGGGCACAGCTGATTCAGCGCAGCAGGCCGCTGATCTCTCGTCAGCCTGTCTGCAGTGGTATCGGCAGACGGCTTGGTTTGATGAACCGTTATGGATGTGGACGGAACGACTTGGCATCATGCTGATTCGGGAAACGCTTTTGGATACACGCCTGCAGCACGAACTCGGATTCATTCGTGAACAGGAACGCGGCGTTGATGCTGCACAGGCGGAACGGATATCCATCGAAGTACCCAGTGTTCAGGTAGAAGCATAA
- the fabF gene encoding beta-ketoacyl-ACP synthase II — MERVVITGMGVISPLGNDVDTFWNALKEGKSGITPIQHLDSALYKTRIAGMVLDFDGEARFGRKEARRMDRFVQFAAAAADQALADSGLVLESLDRERIGVYIGSGIGGIQTLMDQGSILSERGASRVSPTLVPMMISNMAAAAVSMRFGCWGPTLSPVTACSIGNTAIGEAYRLIRHGGADVIFAGGTEAAVTEISLASFSNATALSTRNEAFTAASRPFDAGRDGFVMAEGAGILVVESLSHALARGANILAEVTGYGASSDAYHMVATHPEGRGAYLAMKAALRDAQLQPGDIDVINAHATSTEAGDLSETRAIKQLFGESAYRIPITANKSMTGHMLGAAGGAEAISLVQTLRHGIIPPTINQEQQDPECDLDYVPNTAREADLQIGISNSFGFGGHNAVIILQKYSA, encoded by the coding sequence ATGGAACGTGTCGTGATTACAGGAATGGGTGTGATTTCTCCGCTCGGCAATGATGTGGATACATTCTGGAACGCATTGAAGGAAGGGAAATCGGGAATCACCCCGATTCAACATCTGGACAGTGCGCTGTATAAAACGAGAATCGCTGGTATGGTTCTTGATTTTGATGGTGAAGCTCGATTTGGTCGTAAGGAGGCAAGGCGTATGGATCGCTTTGTGCAGTTTGCTGCTGCGGCTGCAGATCAGGCGTTAGCAGATTCAGGTCTTGTGCTGGAGTCACTAGACCGGGAGCGGATCGGTGTATATATCGGCTCGGGCATCGGCGGGATTCAAACTTTGATGGATCAGGGCAGCATTTTATCGGAACGGGGAGCATCGCGAGTTAGCCCGACGCTTGTACCCATGATGATATCCAATATGGCGGCAGCCGCAGTCAGTATGAGGTTTGGATGCTGGGGGCCTACGCTCTCCCCGGTTACGGCTTGTTCCATTGGCAACACAGCCATTGGCGAAGCCTACCGGCTGATTCGTCACGGAGGAGCAGATGTCATTTTTGCTGGAGGAACGGAAGCAGCGGTGACAGAGATATCCCTCGCCAGCTTCAGCAATGCTACGGCATTATCGACTAGAAATGAAGCTTTTACAGCCGCAAGCCGGCCGTTTGACGCAGGCAGAGACGGGTTTGTCATGGCAGAGGGAGCTGGTATTCTGGTTGTGGAATCCCTGTCTCATGCACTGGCAAGAGGCGCGAATATTCTCGCTGAAGTTACCGGATACGGAGCTTCTTCGGATGCGTATCATATGGTGGCGACTCACCCGGAAGGAAGGGGAGCTTATCTGGCCATGAAGGCAGCACTGCGAGACGCACAGCTGCAGCCCGGAGATATTGATGTCATTAACGCCCATGCGACCAGTACAGAGGCAGGTGATCTCTCTGAGACCAGAGCGATCAAACAGCTTTTTGGAGAGAGTGCCTATCGTATTCCAATTACAGCGAACAAATCGATGACCGGACATATGCTCGGTGCCGCAGGAGGAGCTGAGGCAATATCTCTAGTCCAAACGCTGAGGCATGGTATTATCCCGCCTACGATTAATCAGGAGCAGCAGGACCCTGAATGTGATCTGGATTACGTCCCGAATACAGCGAGAGAAGCGGATTTACAGATTGGCATATCCAATTCCTTTGGATTTGGCGGGCATAATGCAGTTATTATTCTTCAGAAGTACTCGGCATGA